The Hymenobacter sp. 5317J-9 genome has a window encoding:
- the hemF gene encoding oxygen-dependent coproporphyrinogen oxidase produces MPDVMFASSDPTVSSSSAFIPIAPQRTVAEGWMRQFQDWLCHRLEAADGSGRHFSRDEWQHEGGGGGCTRVFQQGDVLEKGGVAFSAVWGEMSEAAARQLLMPDRRFFATGVSVVQHPRSPQVPISHMNVRYFETANGEAWFGGGLDLTPIYVDAKQARWFHEQIAEVCARHDPAYYPRFKQWADEYFYLPHRGETRGVGGIFFDRLTVGRDGLFEELFSFVQDVGEVYGRAYSAIMRQNAALPYTARHSEWQRVRRGRYAEFNLAIDRGTRFGLETGGRTESILMSLPPQADWHYNRVPEPDSPEAVSQQWLRQGIDWLSV; encoded by the coding sequence ATGCCCGACGTCATGTTTGCCTCGTCCGACCCCACCGTTTCTTCCAGCTCTGCTTTTATTCCCATCGCCCCGCAGCGCACCGTGGCCGAGGGCTGGATGCGCCAGTTTCAGGACTGGCTGTGCCACCGCCTGGAAGCCGCCGATGGCAGCGGCCGGCATTTCAGCCGCGACGAGTGGCAGCACGAAGGCGGGGGGGGCGGCTGCACGCGCGTGTTTCAGCAGGGCGACGTGCTGGAGAAAGGCGGGGTGGCCTTTTCGGCGGTGTGGGGCGAGATGAGTGAGGCTGCGGCCCGCCAGCTGCTCATGCCCGACCGCCGCTTTTTTGCCACGGGCGTGAGCGTGGTGCAACACCCGCGCAGCCCGCAGGTGCCCATCTCGCACATGAATGTGCGCTATTTCGAAACGGCCAACGGCGAGGCCTGGTTTGGCGGCGGGCTCGACCTGACGCCCATTTACGTCGACGCCAAGCAGGCCCGCTGGTTTCACGAGCAGATTGCCGAAGTGTGCGCGCGCCACGACCCCGCCTACTACCCTCGCTTCAAGCAGTGGGCGGATGAGTACTTCTACCTGCCCCACCGCGGCGAGACGCGCGGCGTGGGCGGCATTTTCTTCGACCGCCTCACCGTGGGGCGCGACGGCCTGTTTGAAGAGCTATTTTCGTTTGTACAGGACGTGGGCGAAGTGTACGGCCGCGCCTACAGCGCCATCATGCGCCAGAACGCGGCCCTGCCCTACACTGCGCGCCACAGCGAGTGGCAGCGCGTGCGCCGCGGCCGCTACGCCGAGTTCAACCTGGCCATCGACCGCGGCACCCGCTTCGGTCTCGAAACCGGCGGCCGCACCGAAAGCATCCTCATGAGCCTGCCGCCCCAGGCCGACTGGCACTACAACCGGGTGCCCGAGCCCGATTCGCCCGAGGCCGTGTCGCAGCAGTGGCTGCGCCAGGGCATCGACTGGCTGAGCGTGTAG
- a CDS encoding IS5 family transposase (programmed frameshift), producing the protein MDYLLTDAQWARIAPLLPGREGTKGGRGQDNRRFVEAVLWLLRNGCRWRALPAAWGNWHTTYTRFQRWTASGVWARVLAAVQEDDALHTLLVDSTTVRVHQHASGARKKTGPQALGRSRGGLTTKLHAVADAGGRFVRGSLTAGQRHDAPQALPLLDGLAPAYLVADRGYDSDPLVATLAARGTCAVIPPRCKRRYPRGYDAARYAQRHPIERLFSRLKQFRRVATRYDKLDAHFLAFIHLAATVLWLRDC; encoded by the exons ATGGATTATTTGCTCACAGACGCGCAGTGGGCCCGCATCGCGCCGCTGCTGCCGGGTCGGGAAGGCACGAAAGGTGGCCGGGGCCAGGACAACCGCCGTTTTGTAGAAGCGGTGCTGTGGTTGTTGCGCAACGGCTGCCGCTGGCGTGCCTTGCCGGCCGCGTGGGGCAACTGGCACACAACATACACGCGCTTCCAGCGCTGGACCGCCTCGGGCGTGTGGGCCCGGGTGCTGGCCGCCGTGCAAGAGGACGACGCGCTGCACACGCTGCTGGTCGACTCGACCACCGTGCGGGTGCACCAACACGCGAGCGGGGCACGCAAAAAAACGG GGCCGCAAGCCCTGGGGCGTAGCCGCGGCGGATTGACCACCAAGCTGCACGCGGTGGCCGACGCTGGGGGCCGGTTCGTGCGCGGCAGCCTGACAGCCGGCCAGCGCCACGACGCCCCGCAAGCGCTGCCGCTGCTCGACGGGCTGGCCCCGGCCTACCTCGTGGCCGACCGGGGCTACGATTCCGACCCGCTCGTGGCCACCCTGGCTGCCCGCGGCACCTGTGCCGTGATTCCGCCCCGGTGCAAGCGCCGCTACCCGCGGGGCTACGACGCGGCGCGTTACGCCCAACGTCACCCCATTGAGCGCCTTTTCAGCCGCCTCAAGCAGTTTCGCCGCGTGGCCACCCGGTATGACAAACTCGATGCGCATTTTTTGGCCTTTATTCACCTCGCTGCAACCGTCCTGTGGCTACGCGACTGTTAA
- a CDS encoding MlaD family protein, translated as MPQRPTGNYVKLGLFVVVGMACLLATLYLLGRQQNLFSRSLMVQADFRNVSGLLTGNNVRLGGITVGTVREIALRNDSTVRVFINLNRDAQPFVHQNAVATIGTDGLVGNTIINLAPGRGAAPPVQAGDQLRTRQPLGVEDLLGTLDISNKNLVGITQDLRQITGKLNGSRALWELLDDRALADNLRRSLRNAAAASAQLNAASRDVAGLTGGVRRGRGPLGYLLTDSAFGRQLNHASRRLAGSSDTLNALLSGVKTQLRAGAGPLHTLLADTAASRQLRRTLQHAEQGTAGFSRSMDALQHNFLLRGYLRRQQKKAARKQAAPLAGHPAN; from the coding sequence ATGCCCCAACGCCCGACCGGAAATTATGTGAAGCTGGGCCTGTTTGTGGTCGTGGGCATGGCGTGCCTGCTGGCCACGCTGTACCTGCTGGGCCGCCAGCAAAACCTGTTCAGCCGCAGCCTGATGGTGCAGGCCGATTTCCGCAACGTGTCGGGCCTGCTCACGGGGAATAATGTGCGGCTCGGCGGCATCACGGTGGGCACCGTGCGCGAGATTGCGCTGCGCAACGACAGCACCGTGCGCGTGTTTATCAACCTCAACCGCGATGCCCAACCCTTTGTGCACCAGAACGCCGTGGCCACCATTGGCACCGATGGGCTGGTGGGCAACACCATCATCAACCTGGCGCCCGGCCGCGGTGCGGCGCCCCCCGTGCAGGCCGGCGACCAGCTGCGCACCCGCCAGCCGTTGGGCGTGGAAGACCTGCTTGGCACGCTCGATATCTCCAACAAAAACCTCGTGGGCATCACCCAGGACCTGCGCCAGATTACCGGCAAGCTCAACGGCAGCCGGGCCCTGTGGGAGCTGCTCGATGACCGCGCCCTGGCCGACAACCTGCGCCGCAGCCTGCGCAACGCCGCCGCGGCTTCGGCGCAGCTCAACGCGGCCTCGCGGGACGTGGCCGGCCTCACCGGCGGGGTGCGGCGGGGGCGGGGCCCACTAGGCTACCTGCTCACCGACTCGGCCTTTGGCCGGCAGCTAAACCACGCCTCACGCCGCCTGGCCGGCAGCTCCGACACGCTCAATGCCTTGCTTTCGGGCGTGAAAACGCAGCTGCGTGCTGGTGCCGGCCCCCTGCACACGCTGCTGGCCGACACGGCGGCCAGCCGCCAGCTGCGCCGCACCCTGCAGCACGCGGAGCAGGGCACCGCCGGCTTCAGCCGCAGCATGGATGCCTTGCAACACAACTTCCTGCTGCGCGGCTACCTGCGCCGCCAGCAGAAAAAAGCCGCCCGCAAACAGGCCGCGCCCCTGGCCGGCCACCCCGCCAACTAG
- the adhP gene encoding alcohol dehydrogenase AdhP, whose amino-acid sequence MIPNTMKAAVCHAYGQPLRLEQVPVPAVPAGRILVQVAACGVCHTDLHAIDGDWPVKATLPLIPGHEGVGTVVAVGEGVEHVRLGDRVGVPWLHTACGHCEYCLTGWETLCPQQQNTGYSVPGSYAEYVLADPNYVGLLPDNLSFQEAAPILCAGVTVYKGLKETEVKPGQWVVISGVGGLGHLAVQYARSMGMRVAAVDVQADKLRLAQSVGAEVAINAAEEDAVAAVQQRIGGAHGVLITAASQPAFAQGVGMLRRGGTLALVGLPPGEFPLNIFEMVLTRKTVRGSIVGTRQDLTESLAFAASGQVKVHYRCEPLENINQVLDALKAGTIQGRVVLDLTLPAPATEAAQATRQPEAAAV is encoded by the coding sequence ATGATACCCAACACCATGAAAGCCGCCGTGTGCCATGCCTACGGCCAGCCTCTGCGCCTCGAGCAGGTTCCGGTGCCGGCCGTGCCGGCGGGCCGCATCCTTGTGCAAGTGGCCGCCTGCGGGGTGTGCCACACCGATTTGCACGCCATCGACGGCGACTGGCCCGTGAAGGCCACGCTGCCCCTCATTCCGGGCCACGAGGGCGTGGGCACGGTGGTGGCCGTGGGCGAAGGCGTGGAGCACGTGCGCCTCGGCGACCGGGTGGGCGTGCCCTGGCTGCACACCGCCTGCGGCCACTGCGAATACTGCCTCACCGGCTGGGAAACCCTGTGCCCGCAGCAGCAAAATACCGGCTACTCGGTGCCCGGCAGCTACGCAGAATACGTGCTGGCCGACCCCAACTACGTGGGCCTGCTACCCGACAACCTGTCGTTTCAGGAGGCCGCGCCCATTCTCTGCGCCGGCGTCACGGTGTATAAGGGCCTGAAGGAAACCGAGGTGAAACCCGGCCAGTGGGTGGTGATTTCGGGCGTGGGCGGGCTGGGCCACTTGGCCGTGCAATACGCCCGGTCCATGGGCATGCGCGTGGCGGCCGTGGACGTGCAGGCCGACAAGCTGCGCCTGGCCCAGTCGGTGGGCGCCGAAGTGGCCATCAACGCCGCCGAGGAAGACGCCGTGGCGGCGGTGCAGCAGCGCATTGGCGGGGCGCACGGGGTGCTCATCACGGCGGCGTCGCAGCCGGCGTTTGCGCAGGGCGTGGGCATGCTGCGGCGCGGCGGCACCCTGGCGCTGGTGGGCCTGCCGCCCGGCGAGTTTCCGCTCAACATTTTCGAGATGGTGCTCACCCGCAAAACCGTGCGCGGCTCCATTGTGGGCACCCGCCAGGACCTCACCGAAAGCCTGGCTTTCGCCGCCAGCGGCCAGGTGAAGGTGCATTACCGCTGCGAACCCCTCGAAAACATCAACCAGGTGCTCGATGCGCTGAAAGCGGGCACCATTCAGGGCCGCGTGGTGCTCGACCTGACCCTGCCGGCGCCCGCAACGGAGGCGGCACAAGCCACCCGGCAGCCGGAAGCAGCAGCCGTGTAG
- a CDS encoding universal stress protein yields the protein MKNILVPTDFSAESHHAFEVAVRLAARIGGRVLLLHAIELPETANFSTYGGPVGGTELPNSSDPMEDVFVIKLLQATKTRLHRLLAEAAALAPGVPVQEFVQAARLSEALASMFTHQTIDLVVIGAQGHTAAEHFFFGSNTERLVRTAPCPVLAVKHPVEAFEVQRLVFPSDFSAEADRAVSELRRVQALFPEAVLHLLNVVASAGQEEAAREKITAFASRHQLRSYEAAVTLADRPSEGITRYAYQVQADLVLLPTHGRTGLSRFLQASIAENVATHAFPPVLTFQLN from the coding sequence ATGAAAAACATCCTCGTTCCCACCGACTTTTCGGCCGAGTCGCATCACGCGTTTGAAGTGGCCGTGCGCCTGGCGGCCCGCATCGGGGGCCGCGTGCTGCTGCTGCACGCCATCGAGCTGCCCGAAACGGCCAACTTCAGCACCTACGGCGGGCCGGTGGGCGGCACCGAGCTGCCCAACAGCAGCGACCCCATGGAAGACGTTTTCGTCATCAAGCTGCTGCAGGCTACCAAAACCCGCCTGCATCGCCTCCTGGCCGAAGCCGCCGCCCTGGCGCCCGGCGTGCCGGTGCAGGAGTTTGTGCAGGCTGCGCGGCTGAGCGAGGCCCTGGCCAGCATGTTCACCCACCAGACCATTGATTTGGTCGTGATTGGGGCACAGGGCCACACGGCCGCCGAGCATTTCTTCTTCGGCTCGAACACCGAGCGGCTGGTGCGCACGGCCCCCTGCCCCGTGCTGGCCGTGAAGCACCCGGTCGAAGCCTTTGAGGTGCAGCGCCTGGTGTTTCCGTCCGATTTTTCGGCCGAGGCCGACCGCGCCGTGTCCGAGCTGCGCCGCGTGCAGGCCCTCTTCCCCGAGGCCGTGCTGCACCTGTTGAACGTGGTAGCCTCGGCCGGCCAGGAAGAGGCGGCCCGCGAAAAAATTACCGCCTTTGCCAGCCGCCACCAGCTGCGGTCCTACGAAGCCGCCGTCACGCTCGCCGACCGGCCCAGCGAAGGCATTACGCGGTATGCTTACCAGGTGCAGGCCGACCTGGTGCTGCTGCCCACGCACGGCCGCACCGGCCTTAGCCGCTTCCTGCAGGCCAGCATTGCCGAAAACGTGGCCACCCACGCCTTCCCGCCGGTGCTCACCTTCCAGCTAAATTAG
- a CDS encoding 1-phosphofructokinase family hexose kinase — translation MPVVVTLTLSPALDKSTSVPVLVPDQKLRCAAPEVAAGGGGINVSRGLRRLGTLSTAVFPAGGATGAFLQELLTAEGIAQCVVPTSAATRENFEIEETSTGRQYRFGMPAAALSPTEQQRLLDALAGFVRPPHFLVVSGSLPPGVAPEFLGQVVRQARAAGTRVVADTSGPALREAVEAGAFLIKPNREELAQLAGAGPLADDAALLAAARPLVGPGGCGAVLVSLGAQGACLVAPGVEEFIAAPPARRRSTVGAGDSLVAGLVHALVHGHSLREAARLGVACGTAATLNPGTELFQRAEAEALHREMLRTMPAEYALA, via the coding sequence ATGCCCGTCGTCGTGACCCTTACCTTGAGCCCGGCCCTCGACAAAAGCACGTCGGTACCGGTCCTGGTGCCCGACCAGAAGCTGCGCTGCGCCGCGCCCGAAGTGGCGGCCGGCGGGGGCGGCATCAACGTTTCGCGCGGGCTGCGGCGGCTGGGCACGCTTTCCACGGCTGTGTTTCCGGCGGGCGGGGCCACCGGGGCCTTCTTGCAGGAGCTGCTCACGGCCGAAGGCATTGCTCAGTGCGTGGTGCCCACATCGGCCGCTACTCGCGAAAACTTCGAAATAGAGGAAACCAGCACCGGCCGGCAGTATCGCTTTGGCATGCCCGCCGCCGCCCTCAGCCCGACCGAGCAGCAGCGCCTGCTGGATGCGTTGGCCGGCTTTGTGCGCCCGCCCCATTTTCTGGTGGTGAGTGGCAGCCTGCCGCCGGGCGTGGCGCCGGAGTTTCTGGGCCAGGTGGTTCGTCAGGCCCGCGCCGCCGGCACCCGCGTGGTGGCCGATACCTCGGGCCCGGCCCTGCGCGAGGCGGTGGAAGCTGGCGCCTTCCTCATCAAGCCCAACCGCGAAGAGCTTGCCCAATTGGCCGGCGCCGGGCCGCTGGCCGATGACGCCGCGCTGCTGGCCGCGGCCCGGCCGCTGGTGGGGCCGGGCGGCTGCGGCGCCGTGCTGGTGTCGCTGGGCGCGCAGGGCGCCTGCCTGGTGGCCCCGGGAGTAGAAGAATTCATTGCCGCGCCTCCCGCCAGGCGGCGCAGCACCGTGGGCGCCGGCGACAGCCTGGTGGCCGGTCTGGTGCACGCGCTGGTCCACGGCCACTCCCTGCGCGAGGCCGCCCGTCTGGGCGTGGCCTGCGGCACGGCCGCCACCCTCAACCCCGGCACCGAGCTATTTCAGCGGGCCGAGGCCGAAGCCCTGCACCGGGAGATGCTGCGCACCATGCCCGCCGAGTACGCCCTGGCCTGA